Proteins from a genomic interval of Helicobacter pylori Shi112:
- the argS gene encoding arginine--tRNA ligase produces MHTLIKGVLEEILEEEVIIEYPKDREHGHYATPIAFNLAKVFKKSPLVIAEELALKISTHEKTQGLFDSVVACKGYINFTLSLDFLERFTQKALELKEKFGSQPKSERSQKIFLEFVSANPTGPLHIGHARGAVFGDSLAKIARFLGHEVLCEYYVNDMGSQIRLLGLSVWLAYREHVLKESVTYPEVFYKGEYIIEIAKKANNDLEPSLFKENEETIIEVLSGYAKDLMLLEIKDNLDALGIHFDSYASEREIFKHKDAVFERLEKANALYEKDSKIWLKSSLYQDESDRVLIKEDKSYTYLAGDIVYHDEKFKQNYTKYINIWGADHHGYIARVKASLEFLGYDSNKLEVLLAQMVRLLKDNEPYKMSKRAGNFILIKDVIDDVGKDALRFIFLSKRLDTHLEFDVNTLKKQDSSNPIYYIHYANSRIHTMLEKSPFSKEEILQTPLTNLNAEEKYLLFSALSLPKIIESSFEEYGLQKMCEYAKTLASEFHRFYNAGKILDTPKAKELLKICLMVSLSLSNAFKLLGIEIKTKISAKD; encoded by the coding sequence ATGCACACTCTCATTAAGGGCGTTTTAGAAGAGATTTTAGAAGAAGAAGTCATTATTGAATACCCTAAAGACAGAGAGCATGGGCATTACGCTACGCCCATTGCTTTCAATCTCGCCAAAGTTTTTAAAAAATCGCCCTTAGTTATCGCTGAAGAATTAGCCCTTAAGATCAGCACGCATGAAAAAACTCAAGGGCTTTTTGACAGCGTAGTGGCTTGTAAAGGCTATATCAATTTCACGCTTTCTTTAGATTTTTTAGAGCGTTTCACCCAAAAGGCTTTAGAATTAAAAGAAAAATTTGGCTCTCAGCCCAAAAGCGAGCGTTCTCAAAAAATCTTTTTAGAATTTGTGAGCGCTAACCCCACGGGGCCTTTACACATAGGGCATGCTAGAGGGGCGGTGTTTGGCGATAGTTTGGCTAAAATCGCTCGCTTTTTAGGGCATGAAGTTTTGTGCGAATATTATGTTAATGACATGGGATCTCAAATCCGCTTGTTAGGGCTTTCTGTATGGCTCGCTTACAGAGAGCATGTTTTAAAAGAAAGCGTAACTTACCCAGAAGTCTTTTACAAAGGCGAATACATCATTGAAATCGCTAAAAAGGCGAACAACGATTTAGAGCCAAGCCTTTTTAAAGAAAACGAAGAAACTATTATTGAAGTTTTAAGCGGCTATGCTAAAGATTTAATGCTTTTAGAAATTAAAGATAATTTAGACGCTTTAGGCATTCATTTTGATTCTTATGCAAGCGAAAGAGAAATTTTTAAACATAAAGATGCGGTGTTTGAACGATTAGAAAAAGCGAACGCCCTTTATGAAAAGGATTCTAAAATCTGGCTCAAATCTTCACTCTACCAGGATGAAAGCGATCGGGTGCTCATTAAAGAAGATAAGAGCTACACTTATTTAGCGGGCGATATTGTCTATCATGATGAAAAATTCAAGCAAAATTACACCAAATATATCAACATTTGGGGGGCAGACCACCACGGCTATATCGCTAGAGTGAAAGCCAGCCTTGAGTTTTTGGGCTATGATTCCAACAAGCTTGAAGTCTTGCTCGCTCAAATGGTGCGCTTGCTCAAAGATAACGAGCCTTACAAGATGAGTAAAAGAGCGGGTAATTTCATTTTGATTAAAGATGTGATTGATGATGTGGGTAAAGACGCCTTAAGGTTTATTTTTTTAAGCAAACGGCTTGACACGCATTTAGAGTTTGATGTCAATACTTTAAAAAAACAAGACAGCTCAAACCCTATTTACTATATCCATTACGCTAATTCGCGCATCCACACCATGCTAGAAAAATCGCCCTTTTCTAAAGAAGAAATTTTACAAACCCCTTTAACCAATTTGAACGCTGAAGAAAAATACCTGCTTTTTAGCGCTTTAAGCTTGCCCAAAATCATTGAATCTTCTTTTGAAGAATACGGCTTGCAAAAAATGTGCGAATACGCAAAAACCCTCGCCTCAGAATTCCACCGCTTCTATAACGCTGGCAAGATTTTAGACACCCCTAAAGCTAAAGAGCTTTTAAAGATTTGTTTAATGGTGAGCTTGAGTTTGAGCAACGCTTTCAAACTTTTAGGCATAGAGATAAAAACCAAAATTTCTGCTAAAGATTAA
- the gmk gene encoding guanylate kinase — protein sequence MHNDFNLLILSGPSGAGKSTLTKYLQEKIPKTHFSLSTTTRKPREGEVDGLHYNFVSEEEFKQGIEKGQFLEWAIVHNHYYGTSKIPVEKALKEGKIVIFDIDVQGHEILKRHYPNACSVFISTKNQEILKERLLLRGTDSKETIEKRLINAYKEMQCLESFDYLIINEDLEKSKEIILSIAKTLVHRLKAFNFEKICKAWKNESL from the coding sequence ATGCATAATGATTTTAATTTACTCATCCTTTCAGGCCCTAGCGGAGCGGGTAAAAGCACCCTTACAAAGTATTTGCAAGAAAAAATCCCAAAAACCCATTTTTCCCTTTCCACCACCACACGAAAGCCCAGAGAGGGCGAAGTTGATGGCTTGCATTACAATTTTGTCAGCGAAGAAGAATTCAAACAAGGCATAGAAAAAGGGCAATTTTTAGAATGGGCGATCGTGCATAACCACTATTATGGCACTTCTAAAATCCCTGTAGAAAAAGCCTTAAAAGAAGGTAAAATCGTCATTTTTGATATTGATGTGCAAGGGCATGAGATCCTTAAAAGGCATTACCCCAACGCATGCTCTGTGTTTATTAGCACCAAAAACCAAGAGATTTTAAAAGAGCGCTTGCTTTTAAGGGGGACGGATTCTAAAGAGACGATAGAAAAACGCTTGATCAACGCTTATAAGGAAATGCAGTGCTTGGAGAGCTTTGATTACCTCATCATCAATGAAGATTTGGAAAAATCCAAAGAAATCATCTTAAGCATCGCAAAAACTTTAGTCCATCGCTTAAAAGCGTTTAATTTTGAAAAAATATGCAAGGCTTGGAAAAACGAATCCTTATAA
- the tatA gene encoding twin-arginine translocase TatA/TatE family subunit, whose translation MGGFTSIWHWVIVLLVIVLLFGAKKIPELAKGLGSGIKNFKKAVKDDEEEAKNEPKTLDAQAAQTKVHETSEIKSKQES comes from the coding sequence ATGGGTGGATTCACAAGCATATGGCATTGGGTCATTGTTTTATTAGTGATTGTGTTGTTATTTGGGGCTAAAAAGATCCCAGAGTTGGCTAAGGGTTTAGGCAGCGGGATTAAAAATTTCAAAAAAGCCGTGAAAGACGATGAAGAAGAGGCTAAAAACGAGCCAAAAACCCTAGACGCTCAAGCAGCACAAACCAAAGTGCATGAAACTAGCGAGATTAAAAGCAAACAAGAAAGTTAA
- a CDS encoding HugZ family heme oxygenase, giving the protein MLNRIIEHMNAHHVEDMKGLLKKFGQVHHAENVAFKSVDSQGVVIGYNNNQTLRIEFNHEVKDPKDYKNAIIELCQSVEKTHDLKGVEEEVKAFKEGFDSVCLATLHPNGHVVCSYAPLMTDGKQYYIYVSEVAEHFAGLKHNPHNVEVMFLEDESKAKSAILRKRLRYKTNARFIERGAEFDKAFDSFIEKTGGAGGIKTIRTMQDFHLIALDFKEGRFVKGFGQAYDILGDEIAYVGGKGNPHDFAHKK; this is encoded by the coding sequence TTGCTTAATCGTATTATAGAACACATGAACGCTCACCATGTGGAAGACATGAAAGGTTTGTTGAAAAAATTCGGGCAAGTCCATCACGCTGAAAATGTCGCCTTTAAAAGCGTGGATTCTCAAGGCGTTGTGATTGGTTATAACAACAATCAAACCTTAAGGATTGAATTTAACCACGAAGTCAAAGACCCCAAAGACTACAAAAACGCTATCATTGAATTGTGTCAAAGCGTAGAAAAAACCCATGATTTAAAAGGCGTGGAAGAAGAAGTTAAAGCCTTTAAAGAAGGCTTTGATTCTGTTTGTTTAGCGACCTTACACCCTAATGGGCATGTGGTATGCTCTTATGCGCCGTTAATGACAGATGGCAAACAATACTACATTTATGTGAGCGAAGTGGCTGAACATTTTGCCGGCCTTAAACACAACCCCCACAATGTAGAAGTGATGTTTTTAGAAGACGAAAGCAAGGCTAAATCAGCTATTTTGAGGAAACGCTTGCGTTATAAAACCAACGCTCGTTTTATTGAAAGAGGGGCGGAGTTTGACAAAGCGTTTGATTCTTTCATTGAAAAAACCGGCGGAGCTGGGGGCATTAAAACCATTCGCACCATGCAAGATTTCCATTTGATCGCATTGGATTTCAAAGAAGGGCGTTTCGTGAAAGGCTTTGGCCAAGCTTATGACATTTTAGGCGACGAAATCGCTTATGTTGGGGGCAAAGGCAACCCACACGATTTCGCTCACAAGAAATAA